DNA sequence from the Armigeres subalbatus isolate Guangzhou_Male chromosome 1, GZ_Asu_2, whole genome shotgun sequence genome:
CTACCCAGTTGTATGAGTAGGCTATAATgttttaacaatattttttatctCTGTGTCTTTATAAGGTGAATACATGTCCTTTTATAACGTCAAAAGTACCTATGTTAATtttagaaatacaaaaaaaaacagaaaaggcGAGATATTCACAACAAAATCAGGTTGACGTAATTATTATTATAACCGAAGTTAATGTTTCATACcgtttcaataaataaatacaaccATTAATTTCCATCCTTTAGAGAGCTTCGCTATGCGTTTTTAACAAAATATCGATGGAGTGTATTTTTCGAGCTAGAACTGGACAACGATGCGCTTGAGGATGATGCGGGATTCGAGGTTCGCCaattctccaaaagttcctgtTGTACTTCCACCGGCAGCGCATTGAACACATTAGGATCGACATTTGAGGGAAGACCGCTTTCATTGGACGCCTTGAGGTTACCGCCACCAGTAGGTCCCCTTGCCAATGGCGATTCAGCTTGCGATGATGATTTTGCAGGAGTCGATGTAGATAGATGATTTTTGAAGAATCCTGCGGATTTTAACCCGAGTGGAATGCTTGTTACGCTCGCGCCAGAATTGGATGGCTCTTGATCGTACTCCTTGGAATTCAGTCGAAGATCAGCAACACGTAGTTTACTAGGCGACGAACAATCATCCTCGTTAGATGGTAGCAAACTACTATTTTTGCGCGCAAGAAATGAAGCCAAACGACGACACTTTTTTGGCGACGGTTCCACATCTGATTCTGAACCGGATAAGGATGCTACTGAGGCGGTGTCTGACAAACACGTACTCGATGAGGGATCGCAATCCATTGCCGTGGAATAAGACCGGGTCGATGTGAAACTGTCACTTAATGTAAGTGATTCGTTGCTAAGGTTAGTAATCGATTGGACCTCAATATCTGACTTCTTAATCAGAAAATTTGCTATCGACTTCGAGCCGGCTTTACGTtcttggaatttgaaaaatgaaagtCCCAGCAATGTAATGTTGAACGGTTGTCCCAAATCGACCATACGTTCGAATACTTTCATCACGATGGCTAGAATTTTATCCTGGGCGCCATCAGCTAACACCAGCTTGCCGTCTTTGTGCCGAAAATAAGATGGCAGTATTTTATCTTGTTTACATTCGCGATGACTCGTTTTCTTTACAGAATCATGTTTTCTAACAGTTACTTTAATAGCTATTGGAATGCGACAATCATCAGCTATGTTTTTCACTAGCCGGATTAAAAGATGCCTGAACTTGTCCTCAGCGTCAGCTCGAATAGAAATTGCAGGGCAAGAATCTTCTAAACCAACTGATTTTGGTTTCCCAGTTTGCTTAACCGGTGTATCGTCTTTCCCGAAGGACATCTCTTTTAATTTACTGGATTGTTCGAATCCCAGTCGTTTTGAGAGCTGATGAAGTGAAACTTCCTGTAGCTCACGAACAGTTCTCACACCACATTCTTCCAATATTTGAGCAGTCTTCTCACCGATGCCAGTCAAATTTTTGACTGTCCCGAGTGTTCCCACGAAGCTCGCGGCACAGTTTGGAAGTAATACCGTTTGTTTGTTAGGCTTGTGGACCCCACCAACTAACTTTGCTAATAGCTTATTATGCGCTATCCCCGCGCAACACTTCATACCCAACTCGCAAAATATGCGGTCTCGTATCTGTTTTGCCATGTGTGATGCAAGTATTATTCTTCTGTCACAACCACAACAGCACGCTCTTCGGAACACTTCTCGATCGGTTAAGCTTGGTTCTTCTACCGGTGGATGAATGAAACCCACGACGTTCTGCAATTGCTCCAGGTCAATTTTCTGCTCCAGCTGTTCATTTATCTCTTTCGTGACGTCAAGATAGTTTTCATCCAATCCTAGCTTTTCAACATTCGGCGTGAATTTGTGCATGATTTCGTTTATCTTAGTCGACATTTGCTTATACTTGGTAAGATCTTCGCCATTGACGAGCACCAAGTCTGGGCATAGCTTCGTGGCTTCATTGATGAGCATCATTTTTTTGATACCGTATTCCCGAGCGATATAGTTAGACGTCACCACATTGAACCGTTGCTTAACTCCCACTGGTTTGTCCTTGAGACTGGGGTTCAGCACCTCTTCAACCTGTGCATAAAAGCAATCCATATCTACGTGTATGATTACACGAGGATGATCCTCGGCATTGTTTGATGTTTCCAAAGTGTCCATGATTTGTTCCTCGTTGGAGAGATCATTAAAAACCATACGACCGATCAAAATAGcggatctgaaaaaaaaaatacattttagttattatattttatttatcccatttatttatttatttattttgtgctGTACTTTGTCAAAcgtaaattacttttttttaaagctaATTCTCTTATCTTTTCGGATGCAAATCGTGGTTTTCTCAAAAAATGCTTTCcaatatttctttttaaaatcATGTTGTAGGTATGCCCAAAGCACAATGTGGTTATTAATTAACCTATAGGTACAACACATGCCAATCGAACTACGAGTTTCAAAGTGGACTCATTGTGTACCAACAGCAAcaaccttttttttttggaaatacctACGTTATCATTCGTGTCATTCAAGATGaatatgaaattgaataatGGAATTGAAATCTTCCTTGTCAGCCTTCACATGGAAGAAAGGTTTACCAACAGGAAGTTTTGTTACAATAGATCGTAAGTAAATTGTTGATGCCTGAAGATCTGAAGCCACTGCCGTCGATCCGCTGAAAGTTTGCTCAGAGAAAATTATAGTTATGGAGTACGCAGCAATCTACCTCTCATCAGTATCCCCTGCATCGGTACACAAACTCTCTATAGTATGCAGCCATAAGAACAGTACTATCATCATTAGTACCAACGCGTATCTCCATCGAACGTTTAACTAACTATCCGGTAATCGAACAATATTGGATCTTT
Encoded proteins:
- the LOC134205200 gene encoding DNA polymerase iota; the protein is MVFNDLSNEEQIMDTLETSNNAEDHPRVIIHVDMDCFYAQVEEVLNPSLKDKPVGVKQRFNVVTSNYIAREYGIKKMMLINEATKLCPDLVLVNGEDLTKYKQMSTKINEIMHKFTPNVEKLGLDENYLDVTKEINEQLEQKIDLEQLQNVVGFIHPPVEEPSLTDREVFRRACCCGCDRRIILASHMAKQIRDRIFCELGMKCCAGIAHNKLLAKLVGGVHKPNKQTVLLPNCAASFVGTLGTVKNLTGIGEKTAQILEECGVRTVRELQEVSLHQLSKRLGFEQSSKLKEMSFGKDDTPVKQTGKPKSVGLEDSCPAISIRADAEDKFRHLLIRLVKNIADDCRIPIAIKVTVRKHDSVKKTSHRECKQDKILPSYFRHKDGKLVLADGAQDKILAIVMKVFERMVDLGQPFNITLLGLSFFKFQERKAGSKSIANFLIKKSDIEVQSITNLSNESLTLSDSFTSTRSYSTAMDCDPSSSTCLSDTASVASLSGSESDVEPSPKKCRRLASFLARKNSSLLPSNEDDCSSPSKLRVADLRLNSKEYDQEPSNSGASVTSIPLGLKSAGFFKNHLSTSTPAKSSSQAESPLARGPTGGGNLKASNESGLPSNVDPNVFNALPVEVQQELLENWRTSNPASSSSASLSSSSSKNTLHRYFVKNA